In Ignavibacteriales bacterium, the following proteins share a genomic window:
- a CDS encoding electron transfer flavoprotein subunit alpha/FixB family protein, translating to MKILAFAEQRDNKFKKSAFEVIRTARTIADQTGGDVIALVIGDQVQAIAGELGGYGVSKVLIVEQSKLGKYSSTAYAKIIAEAAKKEQADIIFLSATAMGKDAAARIAVKLDAGLASDCTALKVDGGNIIATRPVYAGKALTEIKINSAVKVFTLRPNVFPAGASTGAAATVEVMDIPLAESDFASLVIETMQASGKIDVAEADIIVTGGRGMKGPENFKMIEDLAHVLGGAVGASRAVVDAGWRPHNEQVGQTGKTVSPSLYIAVAVSGAIQHLAGMSSSKYIVAVNKDKDAPIFQIADYGIVADAFVIVPAIMLEAKKLLGK from the coding sequence ATGAAAATACTTGCATTCGCAGAACAAAGAGACAATAAATTTAAAAAGTCGGCATTTGAAGTTATTCGCACAGCTCGAACAATCGCAGATCAAACAGGCGGAGACGTCATTGCTTTGGTTATCGGCGATCAAGTGCAAGCCATTGCCGGCGAGCTTGGCGGATACGGCGTATCGAAGGTTCTTATCGTCGAACAATCGAAACTTGGAAAATATTCTTCCACCGCATACGCCAAAATCATTGCGGAGGCGGCAAAAAAAGAACAGGCAGATATCATTTTTCTTTCTGCAACAGCAATGGGCAAGGATGCAGCGGCGCGTATTGCCGTGAAACTTGATGCCGGCCTTGCTTCAGATTGCACAGCTTTAAAAGTTGATGGCGGCAATATTATCGCAACACGTCCCGTGTATGCGGGCAAAGCGCTGACCGAAATAAAAATCAATTCGGCTGTTAAGGTTTTTACGCTTCGTCCTAATGTCTTTCCCGCCGGAGCAAGCACCGGTGCCGCGGCAACTGTTGAGGTCATGGATATTCCTCTTGCCGAATCAGATTTCGCATCGCTTGTCATTGAAACGATGCAAGCATCCGGCAAAATAGATGTTGCAGAAGCGGATATTATCGTTACCGGCGGACGCGGAATGAAGGGTCCGGAGAATTTTAAAATGATTGAAGACCTCGCTCATGTTCTTGGTGGAGCTGTCGGAGCTTCGCGCGCCGTTGTTGATGCCGGCTGGCGTCCGCACAATGAGCAAGTTGGACAAACCGGAAAGACTGTTTCACCATCACTCTACATTGCTGTGGCAGTCTCGGGAGCTATTCAACATCTTGCCGGTATGTCATCCTCAAAGTATATCGTTGCCGTCAACAAAGACAAAGACGCACCTATTTTTCAGATTGCTGATTATGGTATCGTGGCCGATGCATTTGTAATCGTTCCTGCAATCATGCTCGAAGCGAAAAAGCTTCTCGGGAAATAA
- a CDS encoding bifunctional nuclease family protein, with product MSTEDKVQVDILGLSSSQASGGAYALILKETNGARRLPIIIGAFEAQSIALEMEGIKPPRPLTHDLIKNLIDLLGGELIDVLISELRDGTFYARINLDTQEIDSRPSDAIAIAVRYGAPIYVAEKVMAEASFVSEGGEEEKAIPPNAKPEQEEPPNPQLSQLEQLTKRLEDAIAKEDYEKAAQLRDELKKLQGRNS from the coding sequence ATGTCCACAGAGGACAAAGTTCAAGTCGATATTCTAGGATTGTCCAGCAGTCAAGCCAGCGGCGGTGCATACGCGCTGATTTTAAAAGAGACCAACGGGGCACGCCGGCTGCCTATTATCATCGGTGCGTTCGAAGCACAATCCATTGCATTAGAAATGGAAGGCATCAAACCTCCGCGTCCGCTGACGCACGATCTCATAAAGAATCTTATCGATCTGCTTGGCGGCGAGCTCATAGATGTCCTGATTAGCGAATTACGCGATGGCACCTTCTACGCCCGCATCAATCTTGACACACAAGAAATAGACTCGCGCCCGAGCGATGCGATTGCGATCGCTGTACGGTACGGTGCACCAATTTATGTTGCCGAAAAAGTAATGGCAGAAGCGTCGTTTGTGTCTGAAGGCGGAGAAGAAGAAAAAGCAATTCCACCCAATGCGAAACCTGAACAGGAAGAACCACCTAATCCCCAGCTTTCTCAGCTCGAACAATTGACAAAACGTCTTGAGGACGCCATCGCCAAAGAAGATTATGAAAAAGCGGCGCAACTGCGCGATGAGCTTAAAAAGCTTCAAGGGCGAAATTCATAA
- a CDS encoding type III PLP-dependent enzyme, which translates to MKEALLKLVEQHGTPLFILDHDKIRENYRTFKKHLPRVQCYYAVKANSTQQIIETLFKEGSSFDVASYNEFMQVYQYIKHFDKKDKKHFVWDKIIFSNTIKDKITLSKIKQYKPLVTFDNSDELKKLKDHCETAGLVVRLKVPDTGSQVEMSSKFGAEPADAQKLIQQAFDMGLKVEGISFHVGSQCTNFDNFTAALAITSEIFNDARRKGFNLNLVDIGGGFPVPYDPQVPEFKVLAGLLNSEFKRLFPDDIEILAEPGRFMVATAATLVSEIIGKARRDGKVFYHINDGVYHTFSGVVYDHWIPNFSAWKEGEKEICAVVGPTCDSFDKITLSAELPASLEVGDYLLTDNIGAYSTASSTKFNGFNGSKIIHMNL; encoded by the coding sequence ATGAAAGAAGCGCTTCTGAAATTAGTAGAACAGCATGGCACTCCGTTGTTCATACTCGATCACGATAAAATTCGGGAAAACTACCGGACATTTAAAAAACACTTACCGCGGGTTCAGTGTTATTACGCAGTCAAAGCAAATTCCACTCAGCAGATTATCGAGACTTTGTTCAAAGAAGGATCCAGTTTTGATGTAGCATCATACAACGAATTCATGCAGGTGTACCAGTATATAAAACATTTCGACAAAAAAGATAAAAAGCATTTTGTCTGGGATAAGATTATTTTTTCCAACACAATCAAAGACAAAATCACGCTGAGCAAGATCAAGCAATACAAACCCTTGGTGACATTTGACAATAGCGACGAACTGAAAAAGCTAAAAGATCATTGCGAGACTGCAGGATTGGTTGTGCGGCTGAAAGTTCCAGATACCGGTTCACAAGTTGAAATGAGTTCAAAATTTGGCGCCGAACCTGCCGATGCACAAAAACTGATACAACAAGCATTCGATATGGGATTAAAGGTTGAAGGTATTAGTTTTCACGTAGGCAGCCAATGTACAAATTTCGACAATTTCACAGCAGCGCTTGCTATCACTTCAGAGATTTTTAACGATGCCCGTAGAAAAGGATTCAATCTCAATTTGGTAGATATTGGCGGCGGATTTCCAGTTCCGTACGATCCGCAAGTACCGGAATTTAAAGTTCTTGCCGGTTTATTGAATTCAGAATTCAAAAGGCTGTTCCCGGATGACATTGAAATTCTTGCTGAACCTGGACGTTTCATGGTAGCAACCGCCGCGACGCTCGTTTCTGAAATCATCGGCAAAGCCCGCAGAGATGGAAAAGTATTCTATCATATCAATGATGGGGTGTATCATACTTTTTCTGGAGTAGTATACGATCATTGGATTCCGAACTTCAGTGCTTGGAAGGAAGGTGAAAAAGAAATATGCGCAGTGGTCGGACCCACATGCGACAGTTTCGATAAAATTACGTTATCGGCGGAACTGCCGGCAAGCCTGGAAGTTGGCGATTATCTTTTAACTGACAATATCGGAGCGTACAGTACAGCGTCGTCTACAAAATTTAACGGATTCAACGGATCAAAAATTATACACATGAATTTGTGA
- a CDS encoding electron transfer flavoprotein subunit beta/FixA family protein, whose product MKLAVCINHVPDTAAKINIASDGKNIDKTGMTFVLNPYDEYAIEECLRLKEKNTGEVIAISLGGDSHKETLRKALAMGVDRAVLLKDDSLRDSFAVARALADELKEISADVVFFGKQSVDSDDAAVGTMVAEMLGLPSISVAVKLDIANGSAIAEREIEGGKEKVQTTLPAVFTAQKGLNEPRYPSLKGIMSAKSKPIEEKVPTPSQVKAEVLAMRKPPSKNAGKIIGTDVSAVPELIRLLHEEAKVI is encoded by the coding sequence ATGAAACTTGCAGTTTGTATTAACCATGTACCTGATACGGCGGCAAAAATCAATATTGCGTCAGATGGGAAGAATATTGATAAAACCGGTATGACGTTCGTTCTCAATCCTTACGATGAATACGCTATTGAAGAATGCCTTCGGTTAAAAGAAAAGAACACCGGCGAAGTAATCGCCATATCGCTTGGCGGCGACTCGCACAAAGAAACATTGCGCAAAGCACTGGCGATGGGCGTTGATAGAGCAGTTCTATTGAAAGATGATTCACTGCGCGATTCTTTTGCTGTTGCCCGCGCACTTGCCGATGAGCTTAAAGAAATTTCTGCCGATGTTGTTTTCTTCGGTAAACAATCTGTCGATTCAGATGATGCGGCGGTTGGAACTATGGTTGCAGAAATGCTGGGATTGCCTTCCATTTCTGTCGCGGTAAAATTGGATATTGCGAACGGTAGTGCAATTGCAGAACGCGAAATCGAAGGCGGCAAAGAGAAAGTTCAAACAACACTTCCCGCAGTGTTCACGGCACAAAAGGGATTGAACGAACCGCGGTATCCATCGCTCAAAGGAATTATGTCGGCCAAGAGCAAGCCCATCGAAGAGAAAGTGCCAACACCATCGCAAGTGAAAGCAGAAGTGCTGGCAATGCGTAAACCTCCTTCCAAGAACGCCGGAAAAATTATCGGAACCGATGTGAGCGCAGTACCGGAGTTGATCCGCTTGCTCCACGAAGAAGCCAAGGTTATTTGA
- a CDS encoding amidophosphoribosyltransferase, translating into MGGFFGSIAKHSCVSDVFYGTDYHSHLGTKRGGMSFFSQENGFQRAIHSLEDGYFRNKFEANITGFTGNLGIGVVSDTDAQPILVTSHMGRFAVATVSKIVNIAELEKRCLKLRHTFTETSQGAINPTELVAMLIAEGDDFTSGIQNVYDLVKGSCSILILTEDCIIAARDKLGRTPIVLGKKKEAYAVAFETCAFPNLNYEIEKYIGPGEIIRITADGYEQLRKPNDNMQICSFLWVYYGYPPSFYECKNVDECRYRCGAALAKRDSVEADFVAGIPDSGIGHAMGYSNEKRIPLKRPYAKYTPTWPRSFMPQSQHMRDLVAKMKLIPNESVIKGKRGIFLDDSIVRGTQLKDNVRDLHDAGMKEVHMRIACPPLTFPCEFLNFSRSRSNMDLASYIAVKELTGREDCDMKGYSDPENDKYKSMVEQVRKRLDFTSLQYQKLDDLVEAIGLPKEKLCTHCWDGSSYF; encoded by the coding sequence ATGGGTGGATTTTTTGGCAGTATCGCAAAACATTCCTGTGTGTCGGATGTTTTTTACGGCACCGATTATCATTCTCACCTCGGCACAAAAAGGGGAGGAATGTCATTCTTCTCTCAAGAGAACGGATTTCAGCGTGCCATTCATAGTCTAGAAGACGGATATTTCAGAAATAAATTTGAAGCCAATATTACCGGCTTCACAGGAAATCTTGGAATCGGTGTCGTCAGCGATACTGACGCTCAGCCGATTCTTGTTACATCGCATATGGGACGCTTTGCTGTGGCAACGGTAAGCAAGATTGTCAACATTGCAGAGTTAGAAAAGCGATGCCTAAAATTGCGGCACACATTTACAGAAACGAGTCAGGGTGCAATTAATCCAACTGAACTGGTTGCAATGCTGATTGCCGAAGGGGATGACTTTACATCCGGTATACAAAATGTGTATGATCTTGTGAAAGGTTCTTGCTCCATATTGATTTTAACTGAGGATTGCATTATTGCGGCCCGCGATAAACTTGGAAGGACACCCATTGTTTTAGGAAAGAAAAAAGAAGCGTATGCCGTTGCTTTTGAAACATGCGCATTCCCGAACCTGAACTATGAGATTGAAAAATATATAGGCCCCGGAGAAATTATACGTATCACGGCAGATGGATATGAACAATTGCGCAAGCCGAATGATAACATGCAAATATGTTCATTTCTCTGGGTGTATTATGGTTATCCGCCATCGTTTTATGAATGCAAAAATGTCGACGAATGCCGTTACCGCTGCGGTGCAGCACTTGCCAAGAGAGATTCTGTAGAGGCGGACTTTGTTGCAGGCATTCCTGATTCCGGCATTGGGCATGCGATGGGATACAGTAACGAAAAAAGAATTCCGTTAAAAAGGCCCTATGCAAAATACACGCCTACATGGCCGCGGAGTTTTATGCCGCAAAGCCAACATATGCGTGACTTAGTTGCCAAAATGAAGCTCATACCAAATGAATCGGTGATAAAAGGAAAACGAGGAATATTCCTTGATGACTCGATTGTGCGGGGCACCCAGCTGAAAGATAACGTGCGTGATTTGCATGATGCGGGTATGAAGGAAGTTCACATGCGTATCGCATGTCCACCTCTCACATTTCCATGTGAGTTTCTTAATTTCAGCCGCTCTAGATCTAACATGGATCTCGCATCGTACATTGCAGTCAAAGAACTTACCGGTAGAGAAGATTGCGATATGAAAGGGTATTCTGATCCCGAAAATGATAAATACAAATCTATGGTAGAACAAGTTAGGAAGAGACTTGATTTTACATCTTTACAATATCAGAAACTGGATGATCTGGTCGAAGCGATAGGACTACCCAAGGAGAAACTCTGCACACATTGCTGGGATGGATCAAGTTATTTTTAG
- a CDS encoding threonine/serine dehydratase codes for MISVTDIELAYTIVKPVVHKTPLLTSRRMNEICGNEIFLKAENLQRVGAFKIRGAYNKIASLTQDEKHRGIVAHSSGNHAQGVALAAKLLHVKAVVVMPKNSPRIKVDATQSYGAEVVFCEDSSDDRERVAKKLQTQFGYAMVPPFDDDKIIAGQGTLMLEVAQERTSIDYLFVPVGGGGLISGCAVAAKHFFPHIKVIGVETEPANDCQQSFRKKEIVRIAPPDTIADGMRTQSVGKRNFEIIMKYVDDVITVTDTQVIEMMRYCMQRMKIIVEPTGAVAPAAVFHNVLKLSGKKICAIISGGNVEPSLLKQWL; via the coding sequence ATGATTTCAGTTACTGATATTGAACTTGCGTATACCATCGTCAAACCGGTGGTTCATAAAACTCCGCTCCTTACCTCTCGCAGGATGAACGAGATATGCGGCAACGAAATCTTTTTGAAAGCAGAGAATCTTCAACGGGTTGGTGCATTTAAAATTCGCGGCGCATACAATAAAATTGCTTCGCTTACGCAGGACGAGAAACACAGGGGTATTGTAGCACATTCCTCCGGTAATCATGCACAGGGGGTAGCACTTGCCGCCAAGCTGTTACATGTAAAAGCTGTTGTTGTTATGCCGAAGAATTCTCCTCGCATTAAAGTCGATGCGACTCAATCATACGGTGCCGAGGTTGTTTTTTGCGAAGATTCTTCTGATGACAGGGAACGAGTTGCAAAAAAATTGCAGACGCAATTTGGCTATGCAATGGTACCTCCATTCGATGATGATAAAATTATCGCTGGACAAGGAACGTTGATGCTGGAAGTTGCACAGGAACGTACTTCGATCGACTATCTTTTTGTTCCTGTTGGCGGCGGCGGTCTTATCAGTGGATGTGCCGTTGCCGCAAAGCATTTTTTTCCACATATCAAGGTCATCGGCGTGGAGACTGAACCGGCGAACGACTGCCAGCAGTCATTTCGAAAAAAAGAAATCGTACGCATTGCTCCGCCAGATACCATTGCCGACGGTATGCGAACGCAGTCTGTTGGCAAACGCAACTTTGAAATTATTATGAAGTATGTCGATGACGTTATCACTGTGACCGATACACAGGTGATCGAGATGATGCGCTACTGCATGCAGCGTATGAAAATTATTGTCGAACCGACCGGCGCAGTTGCTCCGGCGGCTGTCTTCCATAATGTTCTCAAGTTATCCGGTAAGAAAATCTGTGCCATCATCAGCGGCGGGAATGTGGAACCATCTCTCCTCAAACAATGGTTATAG
- the speY gene encoding deoxyhypusine synthase → MEHKKECPGKDKYLTGKRVLPAPISKESTLASVIDNMDAYNGGRLRAACQLLRDKYSQEDVTIGLSIAGAMTPAGLGPSTIIPLMNHGFVDWLVATGANMYHDLHFAFNMPLFRGSHNVDDADLRDKGVTRIYDILFDYQDVLMESDKILRKIMLRPEFQKEMGTREYYYHLGKVINEYEHKSNIGQVSVLAAAYRNGIPVFTSSPGDSTIGMNVAGLELLAEASGMLDRFKLKINPSIDVNDSTAIILNAKQYEKGKTGVILIGGGSPKNFMLQTEPQIQEVLMIPEAGQDYDINITDARPDTGGLSGAPPSEAASWGKIDPTKLDETVTAYVDSTIAFPLMAAYVIQTTKPKKLKRLYDRGDELRQKLIKSYLENNKEVEELKSLMNKLFA, encoded by the coding sequence ATGGAACATAAGAAAGAATGTCCGGGCAAAGATAAATATTTAACCGGAAAGCGTGTTCTTCCCGCACCAATTTCCAAAGAGAGTACTCTTGCATCCGTTATTGACAACATGGATGCTTACAATGGCGGAAGACTGAGAGCGGCGTGTCAATTACTGCGTGATAAATACTCCCAGGAAGATGTGACTATTGGTTTGAGTATTGCAGGTGCAATGACACCCGCAGGACTCGGTCCATCGACCATTATTCCATTAATGAATCATGGATTTGTAGATTGGCTCGTTGCAACCGGTGCGAATATGTACCACGATCTCCATTTTGCTTTCAATATGCCGCTCTTCCGCGGTAGTCATAACGTGGATGATGCCGATCTTCGCGACAAAGGGGTGACAAGAATTTACGACATCCTTTTTGATTATCAAGATGTACTGATGGAGTCAGATAAAATTTTACGGAAAATTATGCTGCGTCCTGAATTCCAAAAGGAGATGGGAACCCGGGAATACTATTATCATCTTGGCAAAGTGATCAATGAATACGAGCATAAGAGTAATATCGGTCAGGTAAGTGTGCTCGCGGCTGCATATCGAAATGGTATTCCAGTCTTCACATCCTCCCCCGGCGATTCAACAATTGGTATGAATGTAGCTGGATTGGAATTGCTTGCAGAAGCATCCGGAATGCTCGATCGATTCAAACTCAAGATTAATCCGAGTATCGACGTCAACGACTCGACCGCCATCATACTGAACGCCAAGCAATATGAAAAAGGAAAAACCGGCGTTATTCTCATCGGCGGCGGCAGCCCCAAGAATTTTATGCTACAAACTGAGCCGCAAATTCAGGAAGTATTGATGATTCCTGAAGCAGGTCAGGATTATGATATTAATATCACCGATGCACGACCGGACACTGGCGGTCTTTCCGGTGCACCGCCAAGCGAAGCGGCCAGCTGGGGTAAAATAGATCCTACTAAACTTGACGAAACGGTAACCGCATATGTAGATTCGACTATTGCCTTTCCACTCATGGCGGCTTATGTCATACAAACAACAAAGCCAAAGAAACTGAAACGACTGTACGATCGCGGCGATGAACTTCGGCAGAAACTTATCAAATCGTATCTTGAAAACAATAAAGAAGTTGAGGAATTAAAATCGCTTATGAATAAGCTTTTTGCATAA
- a CDS encoding YerC/YecD family TrpR-related protein, whose protein sequence is MKKPSIKEVDDLYNAILQLNSVDECRRFFRDLLTEYEIKEFVERWKAAQMLADGIPYTQIEAETGLSTRTIARVGRWLKKGKGGYSMMLKRTTK, encoded by the coding sequence ATGAAAAAACCAAGTATAAAAGAAGTTGACGATCTGTATAACGCTATTCTCCAGCTCAATTCAGTGGATGAATGCCGGCGGTTCTTTCGCGATCTGCTCACAGAATACGAAATTAAAGAATTCGTAGAACGCTGGAAAGCAGCGCAGATGCTGGCAGACGGCATCCCGTACACGCAAATCGAAGCTGAAACCGGGTTGAGCACACGCACAATCGCCCGCGTAGGCAGATGGCTGAAAAAGGGTAAGGGCGGATATTCGATGATGTTAAAACGAACGACAAAATAA